In a genomic window of Gloeocapsopsis dulcis:
- a CDS encoding ATP-binding protein: MSDSDTWQRNNEAYLKKALAWLRLRLTQKAGIRVQVETLQPSSSDQRLERRFRQQPSPQFEPVRAEWISSAVDDMTQAERVEPPPALAVLSQRFGLTPFEKKVLLLCSAMELDTRVAELCVRAQDDMNRPYPTFALALTLFNEPADEPAWNALSPTGGLRYWQLIEINQPGGIELIASRLRADERVVNYIKGLNYLDDRLIPLLSPLKITNGNGKLPPSQQAAVETILHNLEQTSKEPPPIIQLLGADAPSKELVAVHTAAIRSLQLYRLSVELLPAQSAELETFTRLWQRESMLLPVALYLDAQEVETTSSGVQATQFLRFLSRSNGLCFLSTRERQSIPGRNTLTLDINKPTATEQQEVWAIALGTAAAGIPAVLASQFNLSQAEIQEIAHTVTTTADNKHTWHKQLWDACLASTRPQLDTLAQRLEPKATWDNIVLPTEEMNLLHQIANQVKQRHTVYEDWGFHQRMNRGLGISALFAGESGTGKTMAAEVIANELCLNLYRIDLSAVVSKYIGETEKNLRRLFDAAEDGGAILFFDEADALFGKRSEVKDSHDRYANIEINYLLQRMEAFSGLAILATNMKSALDTAFMRRLRFIVNFRFPDKSERQLIWEKVFPLDTPKEALGFARLASFDLTGGSIHNIALNAAFLAAQAGTPVTMPLVLEATQAEFRKLERHVNTADFRWQTPTGALV; encoded by the coding sequence ATGAGCGACTCGGATACTTGGCAGAGAAATAATGAAGCATATCTGAAAAAGGCATTAGCTTGGTTGCGCTTGCGCTTGACTCAAAAGGCTGGGATTAGGGTTCAAGTAGAAACTTTACAGCCATCATCAAGCGATCAACGGTTAGAGCGCAGGTTCCGGCAGCAGCCTTCGCCACAATTTGAGCCTGTGAGAGCAGAGTGGATTAGCTCGGCAGTTGATGACATGACTCAAGCCGAGCGAGTAGAACCTCCCCCTGCCTTAGCCGTTTTGAGTCAACGATTTGGTCTGACTCCTTTTGAAAAGAAGGTACTGCTACTGTGTTCCGCAATGGAGTTGGATACTCGCGTTGCCGAACTCTGCGTTCGCGCTCAGGATGACATGAATCGTCCCTACCCTACCTTTGCCTTGGCATTGACACTGTTTAACGAACCAGCTGACGAACCTGCTTGGAACGCCCTATCACCAACAGGAGGACTACGCTACTGGCAATTAATTGAGATTAATCAACCTGGTGGCATAGAATTGATCGCAAGTCGTCTGCGAGCTGACGAACGAGTTGTTAACTATATTAAAGGGTTGAATTATTTAGATGACCGACTGATTCCGCTGTTAAGCCCTTTAAAGATTACCAATGGCAACGGTAAACTACCGCCTTCTCAGCAAGCTGCTGTGGAGACGATTTTGCATAATTTGGAACAAACCTCAAAAGAGCCTCCACCTATTATTCAGTTACTAGGAGCAGATGCGCCAAGCAAGGAACTGGTAGCGGTTCACACTGCTGCTATACGTAGTTTGCAGCTATACCGACTATCTGTAGAATTACTCCCAGCACAATCCGCTGAGTTAGAGACTTTTACTCGACTGTGGCAGCGTGAAAGTATGCTGCTACCCGTTGCTCTCTATTTAGACGCTCAAGAAGTTGAAACTACCTCATCAGGAGTACAAGCAACTCAATTCCTCCGCTTTCTAAGCCGCAGTAATGGACTCTGTTTTCTCAGTACCCGTGAGAGGCAATCTATTCCAGGTCGAAATACCCTAACACTTGACATTAATAAACCAACTGCGACTGAGCAACAAGAAGTTTGGGCGATTGCATTAGGAACAGCAGCAGCAGGAATTCCAGCAGTACTAGCAAGTCAATTCAATCTCAGCCAAGCAGAAATCCAGGAAATAGCTCATACAGTAACTACAACAGCAGATAACAAGCATACTTGGCATAAGCAACTCTGGGATGCCTGTTTAGCTAGTACACGTCCGCAGTTAGATACGCTGGCACAACGTCTAGAGCCAAAAGCAACCTGGGATAACATTGTTCTACCTACTGAAGAAATGAATTTACTGCATCAAATCGCCAATCAAGTAAAGCAGCGCCACACAGTTTATGAAGATTGGGGATTTCACCAGCGGATGAACCGGGGATTAGGTATTAGTGCTTTATTTGCTGGTGAGAGTGGCACTGGGAAAACAATGGCAGCAGAGGTGATTGCTAACGAGCTATGCCTCAACCTCTACCGGATCGATCTCTCAGCAGTAGTTAGTAAGTATATTGGTGAAACTGAGAAAAATTTGCGTCGTCTGTTTGATGCAGCTGAAGATGGCGGCGCTATTCTCTTTTTTGATGAAGCCGATGCCCTGTTTGGCAAGCGCAGTGAGGTGAAAGACAGCCACGATCGCTACGCCAATATTGAGATTAACTATCTCTTGCAGCGAATGGAAGCCTTTAGCGGTTTAGCTATCTTAGCCACCAATATGAAGAGTGCCTTAGATACTGCCTTTATGCGACGACTCCGTTTCATTGTCAATTTTCGCTTTCCTGACAAGTCTGAACGTCAACTCATTTGGGAGAAAGTCTTTCCACTAGATACACCAAAAGAAGCACTGGGTTTTGCTCGGCTAGCTAGCTTCGATTTAACTGGTGGCAGCATTCACAATATTGCACTAAATGCTGCCTTTTTAGCGGCTCAGGCAGGTACTCCAGTAACTATGCCGCTGGTACTTGAGGCAACCCAAGCCGAGTTTCGTAAACTAGAGCGACACGTCAATACAGCTGATTTTCGCTGGCAAACACCAACAGGAGCACTTGTATGA
- a CDS encoding eCIS core domain-containing protein, with protein sequence MILRSPTQTQTKLTPSFTPIQSGLLQRKCASCDQHTIAGGECAKCQKKRSPLQRRSSNRAEISEVPPIVHEVLRSPGQPLDSETRTFMESRFNHDFSYVKIQTVEPSVTQQGIRVGTVGDRYEQEADRVAEQVMRSPTLGLTSKPASHSQYDFSQVQIHADAKAANSARAINAQAYTLNQHLVFGAGQYAPQTTEGKWLLAHELTHVIQQTGGGQPQLAQLTNGNRYLQRKVGDERDLQSERFKDDEVLQAIYDGDLTQYLRIGSTGAAVEKVQQALVDAGYPLPQYGVDGKFGSETAAAVSQFKQDNSILPSDPVIGIQTIEVLDALFASDSVPPRPTPPQPKPQGNAYELGEKEASLSSPGEVDSGPKPILIPDRVILFDFGVKQSELKPTHRDYLQSLVANAQMNQANSRGYVRIVLGYTDVIDREELNVQLRRMRAEAVIQFLLQQGVPASNIKIVRGAPIKEFLADNNSREGRSRNRAVVVELDVTPNPQPPEPQPPEPQGECNSLTPSTLWSITSVAALSYGAGGSITGIAFLLKDRLPNGCEHHMSFIGIIGFGGGLKIKGKSAPFTLSKPSSTDFKTQVPVRFNEFNCFGRVWMLDLGYGIGISFGRASFSAFKTDPEWPDIGGYGIAVGASLGIWIGRWVIT encoded by the coding sequence ATGATTCTGCGATCGCCTACCCAAACCCAAACCAAACTAACTCCATCCTTCACCCCTATCCAATCAGGATTGCTGCAACGTAAATGCGCTTCCTGCGACCAACACACAATTGCAGGTGGTGAGTGTGCTAAGTGTCAGAAAAAGCGATCGCCCTTGCAACGCCGTTCTAGCAATCGGGCAGAAATTTCTGAAGTGCCGCCGATTGTGCATGAGGTGCTGCGATCGCCTGGTCAGCCTCTCGACTCAGAAACGCGCACCTTTATGGAGTCTCGCTTCAATCATGATTTCAGCTATGTAAAGATACAGACCGTTGAACCATCAGTCACTCAACAAGGAATCAGAGTTGGTACAGTGGGCGATCGCTATGAGCAAGAGGCTGATCGCGTGGCAGAGCAGGTTATGCGATCACCTACACTAGGGCTAACAAGCAAGCCTGCATCACACTCTCAATATGATTTTAGCCAGGTACAGATACATGCGGATGCTAAAGCAGCTAATTCTGCTCGGGCAATCAATGCCCAAGCCTACACTTTGAACCAACATTTGGTATTTGGAGCAGGACAGTATGCACCACAGACAACTGAGGGTAAGTGGCTGCTAGCTCATGAGTTAACTCACGTAATTCAGCAAACAGGTGGGGGGCAGCCTCAATTAGCGCAATTGACTAATGGGAATAGATATCTACAGCGAAAAGTGGGGGACGAACGTGACTTGCAATCGGAACGATTTAAAGATGACGAGGTGCTGCAAGCAATTTACGACGGCGATCTCACCCAGTATTTGAGAATTGGCTCTACTGGTGCGGCGGTGGAGAAAGTCCAGCAAGCGCTCGTAGACGCTGGCTATCCTCTGCCACAGTATGGTGTTGATGGAAAATTTGGCAGTGAGACAGCAGCAGCAGTCAGTCAATTCAAGCAAGATAACTCTATTTTGCCGTCTGACCCCGTTATAGGTATTCAAACAATAGAGGTACTTGATGCACTGTTTGCATCAGACTCCGTTCCTCCAAGACCAACACCACCTCAACCAAAGCCGCAGGGGAATGCCTATGAGCTAGGAGAGAAAGAGGCTTCTTTATCATCTCCTGGAGAAGTAGATAGTGGACCAAAACCAATTCTCATACCGGATCGAGTAATCCTTTTTGACTTTGGGGTGAAACAATCTGAGTTAAAGCCAACCCACCGAGATTACCTCCAGAGCTTAGTTGCTAACGCGCAAATGAATCAAGCAAACTCGAGAGGCTACGTGCGCATTGTTCTGGGATACACAGATGTCATAGATAGAGAAGAATTGAACGTGCAGTTACGACGTATGCGTGCTGAGGCTGTAATCCAATTTCTATTACAACAAGGTGTTCCTGCTAGCAATATCAAGATCGTGCGAGGAGCACCCATTAAAGAATTTCTTGCCGATAATAACTCACGAGAGGGAAGATCACGTAATCGTGCTGTAGTAGTGGAGCTAGATGTTACACCAAACCCCCAACCGCCTGAGCCACAGCCACCGGAACCTCAGGGAGAATGCAACTCCCTTACACCTAGCACTTTATGGTCAATTACATCTGTCGCAGCTTTATCATACGGAGCGGGTGGCAGTATTACTGGTATAGCATTCCTTCTAAAAGACCGTCTGCCCAACGGGTGTGAACATCATATGTCTTTTATCGGAATTATTGGCTTTGGAGGTGGTCTGAAAATTAAAGGTAAATCAGCTCCTTTCACTTTGTCAAAACCTAGTTCTACAGATTTTAAAACACAAGTACCTGTGAGGTTTAATGAATTCAACTGCTTTGGAAGAGTCTGGATGTTAGATTTAGGTTACGGTATCGGTATAAGTTTTGGACGTGCTAGTTTTTCGGCTTTCAAGACAGACCCTGAATGGCCTGATATCGGTGGTTATGGAATAGCAGTTGGTGCCAGCCTTGGTATCTGGATAGGTAGATGGGTGATTACATGA
- a CDS encoding calcium-binding protein — MVEQVFRGITYTVKTATSNNQTLWGTPKPDWLAALGGNNQVFAGAGNDVVLAGVSFTRIGNYDLYGGEAIFYNPLPNAGNNKVFAGSGNDYVATGAGNDVVYLGEGNDIFDGANGGNDTIYAGAGNDIIDVGGLGKKTVYAGAGNDIINALYAGSNSVIYAGAGNDNIVFVPSAFPNDPGKPLINGGQGDNNILAAGNSRIITGEGDDLIGVDSGSGLVCAGGGADTIFTASFTSSGDSLVYGGSGNDTIVSGTGSDTIYAGGGNDTINLRGGVVDLRGFLVDTLNTDSVYIPGGGNDIVYAGKGRDTYILGTGAGVTTIYGYESNERIDLTGLGLSMADVSLTQSSADALLSVGSDQLAILKWTDVNAVSFFV; from the coding sequence ATGGTAGAACAAGTTTTTCGCGGGATTACTTATACAGTAAAAACTGCTACATCAAATAACCAAACCTTATGGGGTACACCTAAACCCGACTGGCTGGCTGCTTTAGGAGGTAACAACCAGGTGTTTGCCGGTGCAGGCAATGATGTAGTTCTAGCAGGTGTCAGCTTTACTCGAATCGGCAACTATGACCTTTACGGTGGAGAAGCAATCTTCTACAATCCTTTACCTAATGCAGGTAATAACAAAGTTTTTGCTGGCTCTGGCAATGATTATGTAGCAACTGGTGCTGGCAACGATGTTGTGTACCTGGGTGAAGGCAACGATATCTTTGACGGTGCTAATGGCGGCAACGACACGATTTATGCAGGAGCTGGAAACGACATTATCGATGTCGGGGGACTTGGTAAAAAAACTGTTTATGCGGGGGCAGGCAACGACATTATCAATGCTTTATATGCTGGCAGCAACAGTGTTATTTATGCAGGAGCAGGTAATGACAACATCGTGTTTGTTCCCTCCGCTTTCCCTAACGATCCTGGCAAGCCTTTAATCAATGGGGGACAGGGAGATAACAACATTCTTGCGGCTGGTAACAGCCGGATTATTACTGGAGAAGGCGATGACTTGATTGGGGTTGACTCTGGCTCTGGTTTAGTCTGCGCTGGTGGGGGAGCAGATACCATCTTTACTGCTAGCTTTACGTCTAGCGGTGATAGCCTGGTTTACGGCGGCTCTGGTAACGATACTATTGTTTCTGGTACAGGCAGCGATACCATTTACGCTGGTGGAGGTAACGATACAATCAACCTCCGAGGTGGTGTGGTTGATCTCCGAGGATTCTTGGTTGATACCTTAAACACTGATTCAGTATATATTCCTGGAGGCGGTAACGACATCGTTTACGCTGGCAAGGGCAGAGATACCTACATTTTAGGCACTGGTGCGGGCGTTACTACGATCTATGGCTACGAGTCTAATGAGCGGATTGATTTAACTGGATTAGGTTTAAGTATGGCTGATGTGTCTCTCACCCAAAGCAGTGCAGATGCCCTCCTCAGTGTGGGGAGCGACCAACTGGCAATCTTGAAGTGGACAGATGTTAACGCAGTCAGCTTTTTTGTCTAA
- a CDS encoding phage tail sheath C-terminal domain-containing protein, with the protein MPITPTYPGVYIEEVPSGVRTITSVATSIAAFIGWAKKGPVDRAQRITSWQDFERYYGGLDRRSYLGYAVYHFFINGGQDAYVIRLVSANATAASVATAASVTLNDRLTLTAKNPGSWANDYRISIQARADEPARFRLAVVYFRQEGDSVTEEVTVESFNDLSMNPNDRRFVEAIINNESSIIQAKVVGDETPASNPNPSPPLVDGTPPLVNGTDGPVLEPNTLDFERALISPTDGDADSRDLLDDVDLFNLLCVPGETTADKLATLQQYCRSRRAFLIADCEENATLTSLENGPNSALTGVDSINAAFYFPWLYAPDPLQENRPKAFPPCGFVAGIYARTDVSRGVVKAPAGTDASLTGVVGVKVPLTDRENGILNPKAVNCIRNFPVYGTVVWGARTLNGNDERASEWKYIPIRRLTLYIEESLYRGTKWVVFEPNDEPLWAQIRLNVGAFMQNLFRQGAFQGKSPREAYFVKCDKENNPQNTIDQGIVYIDVGFAPLKPAEFVIIRIQQIAGQIAV; encoded by the coding sequence GTGCCTATAACTCCTACTTATCCTGGTGTTTACATTGAGGAGGTTCCTAGCGGTGTACGCACTATCACCAGTGTCGCTACCTCTATTGCGGCTTTCATCGGCTGGGCAAAAAAGGGACCTGTAGACCGCGCTCAGCGCATCACAAGTTGGCAGGACTTTGAGCGCTACTACGGTGGCCTGGACAGGCGTAGCTATCTTGGCTATGCCGTATATCATTTCTTCATCAACGGTGGTCAAGATGCGTATGTCATCCGTTTAGTCTCAGCTAATGCAACTGCAGCCTCTGTTGCAACTGCAGCCTCTGTGACGCTAAACGACAGGTTGACTCTGACAGCTAAAAACCCAGGTTCTTGGGCAAATGATTACAGAATTTCCATTCAAGCTCGAGCAGATGAGCCGGCTCGATTCCGGCTAGCGGTGGTTTATTTTAGGCAAGAGGGGGATAGTGTTACAGAAGAAGTAACAGTGGAATCCTTCAACGATCTCTCGATGAATCCTAATGATCGCCGATTCGTTGAAGCCATTATTAACAATGAGTCTTCAATTATCCAAGCGAAGGTTGTTGGTGATGAAACTCCTGCGAGTAATCCTAATCCCTCCCCACCTTTGGTGGATGGTACACCACCTTTGGTGAATGGTACAGATGGCCCTGTCCTCGAACCCAACACTCTTGATTTCGAGAGAGCACTTATATCACCTACTGATGGCGACGCTGATAGTCGCGACCTTCTAGACGATGTAGACTTATTCAATCTTCTCTGCGTACCTGGTGAAACTACTGCAGACAAGTTGGCTACCTTACAACAGTACTGCCGAAGTCGCCGAGCATTCTTGATTGCTGACTGTGAAGAGAATGCTACACTGACATCACTAGAAAACGGACCAAATAGCGCGTTAACTGGTGTTGATTCTATTAATGCTGCCTTTTACTTTCCCTGGTTATACGCACCAGATCCTCTACAGGAGAATCGACCAAAAGCCTTTCCTCCCTGTGGTTTTGTAGCTGGTATCTACGCTAGGACAGATGTAAGTCGTGGTGTAGTTAAAGCACCTGCTGGAACTGATGCCAGTCTGACTGGGGTGGTTGGAGTGAAGGTACCACTCACTGATCGTGAAAATGGCATTTTGAATCCGAAGGCAGTCAACTGCATCCGCAACTTTCCAGTTTACGGCACTGTGGTTTGGGGTGCTAGAACACTTAATGGAAATGACGAGCGAGCCTCTGAGTGGAAGTACATTCCAATTCGCCGCTTAACCCTCTATATCGAAGAAAGCTTGTATCGAGGTACTAAATGGGTAGTCTTTGAGCCTAACGATGAACCACTGTGGGCGCAGATTCGCCTTAATGTCGGTGCATTCATGCAAAACCTTTTCCGCCAAGGGGCTTTTCAAGGTAAATCGCCTCGTGAAGCTTACTTTGTGAAGTGCGATAAGGAGAATAACCCTCAGAACACTATAGATCAAGGCATTGTTTACATTGATGTCGGCTTTGCTCCACTCAAACCGGCTGAATTCGTAATTATTAGAATTCAACAAATAGCGGGTCAGATAGCGGTATAA
- a CDS encoding phage tail protein, with protein MAQFSVNTERFDPYKNFKFRVKWDNKYVAGVSKVSSLKRTTEVVKHREGGDPSSSRKSPGRTEYEAITLERGVTHDTEFEQWAHKVWNYGSILGAEVSLKDFRKDIIIEMYNEAGQLAIAYKVYRCWVSEYQALPDLDANANAVAIQMLKLENEGWERDYEVTEPSEPTFTEPAGV; from the coding sequence ATGGCACAATTCAGCGTCAATACAGAGCGTTTCGATCCGTATAAAAACTTCAAATTTCGTGTTAAGTGGGATAACAAGTATGTTGCTGGGGTAAGCAAGGTCAGCTCGTTGAAACGGACGACTGAGGTTGTGAAGCACCGAGAAGGCGGCGATCCCAGTAGTAGCCGTAAATCCCCTGGTCGAACTGAATACGAAGCAATTACCTTGGAGCGGGGTGTAACCCACGATACAGAATTTGAGCAATGGGCACATAAGGTCTGGAATTATGGCTCTATTCTAGGGGCAGAAGTTTCGCTGAAGGATTTTCGTAAAGACATCATTATTGAGATGTATAACGAGGCTGGGCAATTGGCGATCGCCTACAAAGTTTATCGTTGTTGGGTGTCGGAATACCAAGCTCTCCCCGATCTTGATGCCAACGCTAATGCGGTAGCAATCCAGATGCTCAAGCTGGAAAACGAAGGCTGGGAGCGCGACTACGAAGTAACCGAACCTAGCGAACCAACTTTCACCGAACCAGCTGGAGTGTAA
- a CDS encoding DUF4157 domain-containing protein, whose protein sequence is MTCQATTQKAQQQTPTAPLLSSGILQRKCASCGQHTYAGGECAECQKKRSPLQRRSSDRAEITEVPPIVHEVLRSPGQPLDPDTRDFMESRFGHDFSQVRVHTDTKAADSAQAVDALAYTVGRDVVFGADQYEPKMTEGKKLLAHELTHVVQQQSLPPSPELKISAAGNVLEKEADASATALLQNMPQLRVTNLARPLLLRQPAEQLRPTPPRPAPPVRRPPPLRVIEGGLSKATARSAERTGWRYFWRAVAKRFALRGAVAAALAAADGPLPIGELIDLGLALWTIWEIVQLWDIIWSEASQIQDREQQGESEAQAETQPQTQPQTQPMPDVDFDEDSRRGCRARAIAQRGGNSCHDQFATSISGVTREWEVQTPEGFYATFDALGRDRILYEIKTGYRFLLNTSPQTYQLRERTINRFIEQSENQLLVATRCNYPLTWVFNDSQVADFVDGFIQPPVRFQPFPCDEDR, encoded by the coding sequence ATGACTTGTCAGGCTACTACCCAAAAGGCTCAGCAACAAACCCCAACTGCACCATTACTCAGTAGTGGGATATTGCAGCGTAAGTGTGCATCCTGCGGTCAGCACACTTATGCAGGTGGTGAATGTGCAGAGTGTCAGAAAAAGCGATCGCCCCTACAACGTCGTTCTAGTGATCGGGCAGAAATTACTGAAGTGCCGCCGATTGTGCATGAGGTGCTGCGATCGCCTGGTCAGCCCCTTGACCCTGACACCCGTGATTTTATGGAATCACGTTTCGGTCACGATTTTAGCCAAGTGCGAGTGCATACGGATACAAAAGCCGCAGATTCAGCACAAGCAGTGGACGCACTGGCATATACCGTTGGGCGAGATGTCGTGTTTGGAGCAGATCAGTATGAGCCTAAGATGACCGAGGGCAAGAAGTTACTAGCGCACGAGTTGACCCATGTAGTGCAGCAGCAAAGCCTCCCGCCTTCTCCCGAATTAAAAATTTCTGCGGCAGGCAATGTTTTAGAGAAAGAGGCCGATGCTTCTGCTACAGCATTGCTCCAAAACATGCCACAATTAAGGGTTACTAATTTAGCTAGACCTTTGCTGTTGCGCCAACCAGCAGAGCAGTTAAGACCAACTCCACCGCGTCCTGCACCTCCTGTACGCAGACCTCCCCCGCTCCGTGTAATTGAGGGAGGGTTAAGCAAAGCTACTGCTAGAAGCGCAGAGAGGACTGGCTGGCGTTATTTCTGGAGAGCAGTTGCCAAACGGTTTGCCCTGCGCGGTGCTGTTGCAGCTGCACTAGCAGCTGCTGACGGACCATTGCCTATTGGTGAACTCATTGATTTAGGTCTCGCACTTTGGACAATCTGGGAAATTGTTCAACTTTGGGACATAATCTGGTCGGAAGCAAGTCAAATACAGGATCGGGAACAACAGGGTGAGTCGGAAGCTCAAGCAGAGACGCAGCCTCAAACTCAGCCTCAAACTCAGCCAATGCCCGATGTGGACTTTGATGAAGATAGCCGTCGTGGTTGTCGTGCAAGAGCAATTGCTCAACGAGGAGGAAACTCATGCCACGATCAATTCGCTACGTCTATTAGTGGTGTCACCCGTGAGTGGGAAGTACAAACACCGGAAGGTTTCTATGCTACTTTTGATGCCCTTGGGCGAGACCGGATACTTTACGAGATCAAAACAGGGTATCGTTTCCTTTTGAATACTTCCCCTCAAACCTATCAGTTGCGAGAGCGTACTATTAATAGGTTCATTGAGCAATCAGAGAATCAATTATTAGTTGCTACTCGTTGTAATTATCCCTTGACTTGGGTCTTCAATGACAGCCAAGTAGCAGATTTTGTTGATGGATTTATTCAACCACCTGTGAGATTTCAGCCGTTTCCCTGCGATGAAGATCGTTAA
- a CDS encoding DUF4255 domain-containing protein: protein MSNSLAIATVTATLSNLLSRINRDVSGATVTTLPLDKASSGNGNRVNVFLYQTIPNAAWRNMNIPSQVKPGEIGQPPLVLNLYYLITAYAQGDDIDSHRLLGRAMSILHDHPVLGSAEIKDSLTNSLDSDLQNQIERVRITPEPMSLEEMSKLWTIFQTQYRISAAYQVSVVLIESTRSVKVPLPVLKRGDDDKGVTTQTDLIPPYPHLASVRAFKQEQSIEQPDEVLVKLQQPSAQLEDFLMLRGHHLDGDRVTVRFSSTRLLQPLPPVAPEPERTDTTLNVQLPNNPDAWPAGFYTVAVEFSNQAGELERTSNELSFSVAPKILGAIAATREGIDPTRVRVTFRLTCSPPVLPEQRASLMLNFRNAALPLSDREIVSKPHPDKTDVLEFEVELEIKEGSPDDYPAGAYSVRPRLRVDGVDSLIVRDYTDKPLEFVNYQELTIS, encoded by the coding sequence ATGAGTAATTCCTTAGCGATCGCTACTGTCACTGCCACCTTGTCCAATCTACTCTCTAGGATTAACCGAGATGTCTCTGGAGCTACAGTTACGACACTACCGTTGGATAAAGCCAGCAGTGGGAACGGCAACCGAGTTAATGTTTTTCTCTATCAAACTATACCTAATGCCGCTTGGCGGAATATGAACATACCTAGCCAAGTGAAGCCAGGAGAAATTGGACAACCGCCCTTAGTATTGAACCTATATTACCTAATTACTGCCTACGCTCAAGGCGATGATATCGATAGTCATCGCTTGTTGGGACGAGCGATGAGCATTTTGCACGATCATCCTGTCCTTGGCAGTGCTGAGATTAAAGACTCGCTTACTAACTCACTCGACAGCGATTTGCAAAATCAAATAGAGCGAGTGCGAATTACACCTGAGCCAATGTCATTGGAAGAAATGTCCAAACTGTGGACTATATTTCAGACCCAATATCGAATTTCAGCGGCTTACCAGGTTTCAGTTGTTCTAATTGAGAGTACGCGCTCAGTTAAAGTGCCTTTACCAGTGTTGAAGCGTGGGGATGATGATAAGGGTGTGACCACCCAAACCGATCTGATACCACCATATCCTCATTTGGCTTCAGTTCGTGCATTTAAACAGGAACAATCTATCGAGCAACCAGATGAGGTACTCGTGAAACTACAACAACCCAGCGCTCAGTTGGAAGATTTTCTGATGTTGCGGGGTCATCACTTGGATGGCGATCGCGTAACTGTGCGCTTTTCTAGTACACGTTTACTACAACCTTTGCCACCAGTTGCTCCTGAGCCAGAAAGGACAGACACTACCCTTAACGTACAACTACCCAACAATCCTGATGCTTGGCCTGCAGGTTTCTATACAGTGGCAGTAGAATTCTCCAACCAGGCAGGTGAACTAGAACGGACATCCAATGAATTGTCTTTCTCGGTGGCACCCAAGATCCTTGGAGCAATCGCCGCCACACGAGAGGGGATAGACCCCACTAGGGTAAGGGTAACTTTTAGGCTCACCTGTAGCCCCCCAGTGCTACCAGAACAACGTGCATCTTTGATGCTGAATTTTCGTAATGCTGCCCTACCGTTGAGCGATCGCGAAATTGTATCAAAGCCACATCCAGACAAAACCGATGTGCTGGAATTTGAAGTTGAGTTGGAGATTAAAGAAGGCAGCCCCGACGATTATCCTGCTGGTGCTTACTCTGTACGTCCGCGCTTGCGAGTGGATGGAGTAGATAGCCTGATTGTCAGAGATTATACAGACAAACCACTCGAATTCGTAAATTACCAGGAGTTGACCATATCATGA